One Engystomops pustulosus chromosome 7, aEngPut4.maternal, whole genome shotgun sequence DNA window includes the following coding sequences:
- the B3GAT3 gene encoding galactosylgalactosylxylosylprotein 3-beta-glucuronosyltransferase 3, producing the protein MRLKLRNIFLVYFVVSSAGLLYALLQLGQQCDCTHKTKPPHDEHRRENTLPRGGENLPVIYVVTPTHARPHQRAELTRLSQTLLLVPDLHWILVEDSAARTTLVADLLAQSKLPYTHLNTLTPPAMKLKDSDPNWLKPRGVEQRNEALRWLRENRSPTDHGVVYFADDDNTYSVKIFEEMRNTQKVSVWPVGLVGGLRYEGPLVTGGKVVGFHTAWKTHRPFPIDMAGFAVSLALLLNHPKAQFDPNAERGFLESSLLGPLVAVGELEPKADNCTKIWVWHTRTEKPKLKQEDLLEKQGKGSDPKILV; encoded by the exons ATGAGGCTGAAGCTGAGGAACATCTTCCTTGTGTACTTCGTGGTGTCCAGCGCCGGCCTCCTGTATGCGTTACTACAGCTAG GTCAGCAATGTGACTGTACGCATAAGACGAAGCCTCCTCATGATGAACACAGAAGGGAAAACACTCTCCCTCGTGGCGGAGAGAACTTACCTGTAATATACGTAGTTACCCCCACACATGCCAG ACCTCATCAGCGGGCCGAACTGACTCGTCTGTCACAGACATTACTACTCGTCCCAGATCTTCACTGGATTCTGGTGGAGGACTCGGCAGCTCGCACTACTTTAGTGGCTGATCTTCTGGCCCAGAGTAAGTTGCCGTACACTCACCTAAACACGCTGACCCCGCCAGCAATGAAACTCAAAGACTCCGACCCCAACTGGTTAAAACCCCGTGGAGTGGAGCAAAGAAATGAAGCTTTACGTTGGCTGCGGGAGAACAGATCCCCCACAGACCATGGGGTGGTTTACTTCGCTGATGacgataatacatacagtgtgaaaATCTTTGAGGAG ATGCGGAACACACAGAAAGTATCGGTCTGGCCAGTTGGGTTGGTCGGAGGGCTCCGTTATGAAGGTCCTCTGGTCACTGGAGGTAAAGTAGTCGGCTTTCATACAGCCTGGAAGACACACAGACCGTTCCCCATAGACATGGCTGGATTCGCAGTGTCCTTGGCTTTACTTCTGAATCATCCAAAGGCACAATTTGACCCAAACGCTGAGCGAGGTTTTCTGGAGAGCAGCCTTCTGGGACCATTGGTGGCTGTTGGTGAATTGGAGCCCAAAGCAGACAACTGCACTAAG ATTTGGGTGTGGCACACAAGAACTGAAAAACCTAAACTCAAGCAAGAAGATTTACTGGAGAAGCAGGGGAAGGGCTCGGATCCTAAAATTCTAGTGTAA